The Flavobacteriales bacterium genome includes a region encoding these proteins:
- a CDS encoding RNA polymerase sigma factor, which produces MSISPKLIKDCLQNKRRAQNELYNELFSYLMNICIRYKTNYDDAGSALNAIYFKILKGLVAIDINKPFLPWVKTIAIRHLVDEYRQNKKYIPNEASINDLEFMVESTEMDVNQKLNAEDILNLIKQLPETTSQVFNLYVIDGYKHREISEMLEVSEGTSKWHLNMARKQLQAMLAAETKRLQNIKVEL; this is translated from the coding sequence ATGTCAATATCCCCAAAGCTCATAAAAGATTGTTTGCAAAACAAAAGGAGGGCTCAAAATGAGCTTTACAATGAGCTTTTTAGTTATTTGATGAACATTTGCATACGATACAAAACCAACTATGATGATGCGGGATCAGCTTTAAACGCAATTTATTTTAAGATATTGAAAGGGTTAGTTGCCATAGATATAAATAAACCATTTTTACCCTGGGTCAAAACCATTGCCATCAGGCACTTAGTGGATGAATATAGACAAAATAAAAAGTATATACCGAATGAGGCTTCAATAAATGATTTGGAGTTTATGGTTGAATCTACCGAAATGGATGTAAACCAAAAATTGAATGCCGAAGATATTTTAAACCTGATAAAACAGTTGCCCGAAACCACCTCGCAGGTATTCAACCTATATGTAATTGATGGATACAAACACAGGGAAATATCAGAAATGCTTGAGGTAAGCGAAGGAACTTCAAAATGGCACTTAAATATGGCCAGAAAACAGTTGCAAGCCATGTTGGCTGCCGAAACAAAACGATTGCAAAACATAAAAGTAGAACTATGA